Part of the Arachis hypogaea cultivar Tifrunner chromosome 6, arahy.Tifrunner.gnm2.J5K5, whole genome shotgun sequence genome, ATGCAACAAATTATCCTGATagttttatttatgaaaaaagaaaatatttttagaagTAGGGAAATGGAAATTGTGTTCTGGTCAATTTCAAATCCAAACATGGACTGAATCAATCCCAAGTAATCAACCATATTGCTGAAATGCTGAATCATAAGTTCATAACACGCTAATTATGTTCAGTTAATGTCAATTTGCATACTTCAGTTTGCTTATCAATGCTTGAGTAGAAACTTTTTGAGTTGATTCTATCGGCCTTAATTTTGTCATGCTGTTGTCATAGATTTccattatgattatgtttattattattttttgggagGATGAGTTATACGTTGATCTATGTTGAGAACTAATTCATAATATAGATTTTTTGCTGGTGCTAAGGTTTTCTTTTATCTCAATCTCATAGGAATGTATAGTTGTGTTTGTTTAATTGGAAAAAGTTTTTTCTAATTCAGtacttttaactaataattaggGCTAAGTGCACAATCCATGCTTCTTTTGTCAACACCTTGTATCCTCTCctgtttttcttcttatttaaCTTGGTTCCCTCTTCTTTTGCAGTGCCATGCCCAAGATGCAGTCATGATAAAGCTGCTTACACAGAGTTTCAGACTCGTTCAGCTGATGAGCCAGCAACTATATTTTACTTGTGCCTGAATGAGAAGTGTAAGCACCAATGGCGTGAAGATTAACTGCATATGCTCATgcaatctttttattatttttggttggcCCAACatagagaagcttttcatgttgTTTGAATAGAAATTATATGGCAGCTGAGAGGGGTGTGGTTCTTGGTTTCCTCTTTTTTGCTAATAATTACAAAATTCTtatattttccattttttttgtctattttagaatattaataaaatataattttatatcattacTTCATATTAATCATTGTCATTTGTTTCAATCCATGTGTATATTTAACTATTTGCTACATTGCCACTTATCGTTTGAATAGTGTAAATCATATTAATGTATTATGCAATGTAGACCAACTCCACTCAGATATCAATTACTTTACTTGTTTGTCCAAAAGTGTAAATGCATAGGAGAGACAatattaatggttatatctctaacattctccctcaagcaagaatttttttggatttgcttgattttttaatgggttttcttttttttttcgtttatttatcttatgctattttttcacTTTTTGAAATTTATCAAGAATTGAACTTTAAATCTTTCGGACAAAGAGTGgatgaatgattttttttttcttcttttatgtaTCTTATATTAGTCTCATTTGCATAGCATTGATTACTttgaaatcacaaaaataatGTTTTCGTGATTGCTTGTAGGCGAATGCTAATCCAAAAGCAACTACTTTATTAAATGAAccttaaaattaaacaaagtagTATTAACAACAAATGGTTGGAGAAGGCCCTTCTCATATATGATGGCAatactaatttaataaaatctcTGAAACCTGTGAAAATAGGCTGAGAGTACGGACGGTGGCTTTAACTAAAAAGAGCCGCATCCAATGtacaaataataatagtaaatatcACAAGCTTTACAAAACTTGGACCAGGGGCAAAAGGGGAAGGGCAGCAATCTTAGGATCAATGAACAATCAGTTTCTTCCTTTCTGTCCATTTCTTTCTGGTGGCTTCCAATGCTTCCAACTTCTGTCTTGAAAGTTCTTGGAACCAAAGCTCATAGTGTAATTCGATCGCATCGAGTTCATGCTTTAGCTCGTGCTCGATGTCTTTGTCGGTTGGAGACCAAGAAGAATTGCTGCTTGTCAAGCTCAAAGCATTAGGTGTTCCCCAAAAGGCTGGGATTGTAGAGTGAGAAGAGTTCTTTGAGATTCCTTTCAGCACAATGCTTTCTGCAGCACAGTTTGTAGCCTGCAATTTACAACATTCCCAGAATGTATCAGCCAGCTTCATTTCTAAGGTTGACCAACTTAATCCCTTCTCACTCCTATCAGCGTCAGAATCAAGACAGTATTCATTTTTCATGCAAGCATCTTCAATGGCTATATCAGCCTCTGCCGGTTCTTGCCAATCTTGATCTTCCAAGCTACTCAAACTTGGAGAAGAATTATACTCACCAACAAAAGCAGCATTATCACCATTGTTAAACACAAAGCTTCTGTTGGCTGTCTCAAAATCTTCTGCTTGGTTAGAATCAACTGGAGTCGAGTTCTCTTGATTGAAAACCAATTCAGAGGGAGCATTGGTTTGGACAGGACTGAAAACCAATTCAGAGGGAACATTGGTTTGGACAGGACGCTGTGCGTTGTCTTGATCAAAAATCACTTCAGTGCGAGGACTGCTTGGCACAGGACACTGACTATGACTATTTCCTTCATTCAGCGGCTTACACCGAGGTAATAGCTTCATTATCAAGTAATCAATAAGCTCAGCTATGAAGGCTACATCATGATCGGACAGCTCCAAATTTTCAACCATCTCTGATGCCACAGAAACTGCAGTATCTGTCTCAAGGTAGAAGAGGAAATGTATATTCCTTACTTGACCTGCGAATAATAGAAACTAAGTCATTGCATTATGGAAGATGAACTATATGGTATCAATTCAATACTACCAACATGGAAGCTTGTCAAAATTAGGTCagatattattttctatttaccAAACTACATCTTTGGTATCTTTcccatgtgaaaaagaaaaagaaaaatagaaagagcaTATAATCACCACAAGAATCAGCAATACGCAAGATTAATGACACTGTGATATCATCATTTTTGGTCCCTTTCAATTTAAACTCATTGTTTTTATATGTACGCCGAACTTCCAGAAGTGGACAATGTGAACTTCCATGGCTGTTTTCAGCACAGGTAATCACAGACACATGTTTGGAGTCAGCCTCGAAGTCTATAGACAAAGGACCAGATTTCGGCTTATCTATAGCCTTTGGAGATTTAGTAGGTGAGTTTAAGGGATTAAGGATTGGATCCTTGGAACACTCGACTTGCAGAAATGGGTCTCTAAGAAGCTCCTCTGCAGACAACCTCTCAGATGCAGGAACAAGACATTTGTTGATAAACTCCTTAATTTGGGGATCACTCACCCTGTTAAGGGAATTCGGTTTGATGCCCTGCAATGAAATGAGTCAGAGTAGAGGGGAAAAGAAATGCAGTTGCAGTTATTCAGATAACGAGCATGGAATTATAAGATATATCAATTGTCACTATACTTACAGAGGTAACTTTCTTGTAAATTTGAGCTGGATTCTTGCATTCGCTATACGGGTACTCAAAAGTAACCATTTCCAACATGCACATCCCAAAAGAATAGACATCCACGAGTTCATTGTATTCCTCTTCATATAGTTCTGGAGCCATAAACTCGGGGGTCCCTTTTACAAGGAAAATTTACAAATTCAGCACTCTGCATGGTGTTAACACGATGAAAAATCCAGAACATCAATATTCAAGAAAAGAAATGGCACCAATAACACTTCGAGCAGTTGGTTGCTGCATGACAGTTGCCAAACCGAGATCTCCGATCTTGACTTCTCCATGGTTCCCATTTACAAAGATGTTGTCACATTTCAAGTCTCTGTGAATAATAGGCGGCTTGTGACCGTGAAGATATACCAGACCTTGAAGAATTTGTCGAGCCCAACCTTTTATGGCTTTCATGTCAACATATCTATGCTTCTTCCGGTATCTGTTAGCAACAAGCATGCAAGAGATTCATGTGTGCATAATAGTTCAACAATACAACATAAAGAAAAGGAACGGTGATAGGTGCAAGAGAGCATACTGTCTTAGGTTTCCAGATGTGAAGAGCTCAGTAATAATGTTAACAGTTTTCTTCTTATCATCAATCCAAGAATTATAGAACTTAATGATGTTTTCGTGGTTCACAGACTTCAATAGGTTTACTTCGGAGTACAACTTCGCAACGTCATCTGCAGATCCCAGGAGTTCATCAATCCTGACTTGGTTCCAAGCAACTTCTAATCCGTCAACTTCATCAAAGCCCCTATAACTGCAAGCAAGAGAAAGAGGGAAAAAGCAGTAGAGTAATTAGCCCGCTTTCACTACTTCAAGAATCATGAAATATAATTGGAGGCTAAACTTGTTAAAGAGACATCTACTGTAATATATTAAGTTACTCCTGTGCAGAAATAAGAAGACAATGAAGTgtgaacaaaatataattaaatatataactgAAGgggaaattagaaaagaaaatcaaGTATCAGAATCATACACAGTCTTGAAAGCACCCTTGCCCAACATTTCATTGTACTGTGGGGAAAAAGAACAGCAAGACAAGAAATAAAacagttaataattaaaaaaaaaaaacaagaaaaagtacaaaaaaaaaagatgattcaTGGAAGAAGAATCAACTCTTCATTCACATAATGATATACTGCATAGTACTGATGAAAATGCAGAAGCAGAAAACGTTCAAATTGTGTGTATTGTATATTGCAGTTTCAGTCTTTCAGATTCAAACACACAATGACATGCAAAACACATTGAATCGTGAAAAACACATAAACGAGGTCGTACTCTAAGATAGCGGCCGGTAGGATCTTTCTCTACAAAGTCTTCCTCAAAATCATGACTGTCCCTTGTTTTGAATCCATTGCTCTCAGGCAATGCCAACACAGAATCAGAATCCATCCTGAAAAATGCTAAGATTccagaaataaaagaaaaccgGGGATATACTttgttgtttgttttctttttctcttttttttttcttttgttactaaAAAGTGGTGGGTCAAAGGTGTCGCTGCTCTGCTCCAAGAGGTATGAATGAACAAGAACAACCACCTTCAGAGAAAGCTTTGGAATGAATATTGGAGAACAATTCGAATGCCGATCGCAACATGTATCGGCATTCGATAACGATGGTTTGAGGCAGTGAACCTAAATCCAGTACCCCACCTTCCATATCATAACAAAAATTCATCTTCATACGAAACCCAGAACAACCTTCCTCAAAAAATCCATTCTTTTCACCAGCCCAGCTGCTATTACCTAATAAAGGATCAAAATTGAACAGATGGGATATCTCATTAGATCACCTGCTATGAGGAAAACAGAAAACTATGGGGTAGAGTAATacgagaaaaacaaaacaaaacaaaatcaagGAGGAAAATTTACTTAGAGAGGGTGTGGTTTGGTTTAGTTTGGTTTGTTTTGTTTTGGTGAGTGGtgataatgaagaaagagaaagcgGGTGTGATTTGTGAATGCGAAAGCTGAAGATGAGGAGGGAACGGACACTTGTACGGTGGCAAGTCGTAGTATCAGTTAGTCCCATGAATACCGCATCATATATCGTACCAAGTACTCTACCAACTCCTAACTCATTTGCACTCCACATTCCTAACACACCCAATACACAATAATATAAATCGCTTTTATTTATTCATAATTAATTTACAATATTCATTGATACTTAAACTACCTATAAATTTCATGTTCACAATatatcatatttttaattttaattctcttgtaTATCTCTAAACTAGAAGAGGATTCCTACCATTTATGTACTATTAAGCTAAAACATTGAAtaagtttatattttttagttatagaTAGtaaacatgatatatatataacGTGTAGACGATCtataagtaaaaaatataaatttattcaatatatataatcaactattaaattaatttacataaataaaatgagTGAAAGAAACTTTTATGCAAATACAATATTAGAAACtatagataaaaatacaataattcCAATTATATGTAATTCACCATATCTTAACACAAATTTCAAATACACGTAATCCGCTATACTATGTCGCGGATTACGCTGA contains:
- the LOC112695285 gene encoding probable serine/threonine-protein kinase WNK4 isoform X2, with protein sequence MKAIKGWARQILQGLVYLHGHKPPIIHRDLKCDNIFVNGNHGEVKIGDLGLATVMQQPTARSVIGTPEFMAPELYEEEYNELVDVYSFGMCMLEMVTFEYPYSECKNPAQIYKKVTSGIKPNSLNRVSDPQIKEFINKCLVPASERLSAEELLRDPFLQVECSKDPILNPLNSPTKSPKAIDKPKSGPLSIDFEADSKHVSVITCAENSHGSSHCPLLEVRRTYKNNEFKLKGTKNDDITVSLILRIADSCGQVRNIHFLFYLETDTAVSVASEMVENLELSDHDVAFIAELIDYLIMKLLPRCKPLNEGNSHSQCPVPSSPRTEVIFDQDNAQRPVQTNVPSELVFSPVQTNAPSELVFNQENSTPVDSNQAEDFETANRSFVFNNGDNAAFVGEYNSSPSLSSLEDQDWQEPAEADIAIEDACMKNEYCLDSDADRSEKGLSWSTLEMKLADTFWECCKLQATNCAAESIVLKGISKNSSHSTIPAFWGTPNALSLTSSNSSWSPTDKDIEHELKHELDAIELHYELWFQELSRQKLEALEATRKKWTERKKLIVH
- the LOC112695285 gene encoding probable serine/threonine-protein kinase WNK10 isoform X1, which translates into the protein MDSDSVLALPESNGFKTRDSHDFEEDFVEKDPTGRYLRYNEMLGKGAFKTVYRGFDEVDGLEVAWNQVRIDELLGSADDVAKLYSEVNLLKSVNHENIIKFYNSWIDDKKKTVNIITELFTSGNLRQYRKKHRYVDMKAIKGWARQILQGLVYLHGHKPPIIHRDLKCDNIFVNGNHGEVKIGDLGLATVMQQPTARSVIGTPEFMAPELYEEEYNELVDVYSFGMCMLEMVTFEYPYSECKNPAQIYKKVTSGIKPNSLNRVSDPQIKEFINKCLVPASERLSAEELLRDPFLQVECSKDPILNPLNSPTKSPKAIDKPKSGPLSIDFEADSKHVSVITCAENSHGSSHCPLLEVRRTYKNNEFKLKGTKNDDITVSLILRIADSCGQVRNIHFLFYLETDTAVSVASEMVENLELSDHDVAFIAELIDYLIMKLLPRCKPLNEGNSHSQCPVPSSPRTEVIFDQDNAQRPVQTNVPSELVFSPVQTNAPSELVFNQENSTPVDSNQAEDFETANRSFVFNNGDNAAFVGEYNSSPSLSSLEDQDWQEPAEADIAIEDACMKNEYCLDSDADRSEKGLSWSTLEMKLADTFWECCKLQATNCAAESIVLKGISKNSSHSTIPAFWGTPNALSLTSSNSSWSPTDKDIEHELKHELDAIELHYELWFQELSRQKLEALEATRKKWTERKKLIVH